One Arachis hypogaea cultivar Tifrunner chromosome 2, arahy.Tifrunner.gnm2.J5K5, whole genome shotgun sequence genomic window, accaaagtttgaaaccagaagaatccaactccctagcctttgcaccaacccatttcgtttcttgtaggcacataatgttaatcttcctccttgtcatggtatccaccacttccatggactttcctgttagagtgcctatgttccatgtcccaaatctcagcCTTTTGTCGCTTCGACAtttaccttttcctttgtgaactagcttatttaccctcgtccgttcacgaaaacgcgagaacccttgctcatttaacactacatccgggcaccgatgcagcggctcttgctttgacaccgtactcgagccatacggcgcgttacttccgggtaacgacctagctttagcgcaataatgtctttgattcatgtcatggggggttcggctatatttttacgttggttgccgaagacctaacacaaccctcctcctttatccgggcttgggaccggctatgtaccgcaaatgtaacataggcggagttttaCTCCTTAATGGTCATAATCATCATAATATATTCTTTAAAGAACAATATATGCATTACTTCCAATAACCCCATAGCCACCCATTTACATGTTGTCTATAAAGAAACTATTAGTCTTggtctctttttttctttcttccaaatataatataaaaaagaaagcaGGGGAAATGATAAATAATGTCAAAACATGCTTGGCAAATTTAAGATACATTTTATTACTTCAGTGGTTCAAAATTCCaaagaaagaagcaagaaaatttttttttgaaagagtaCTTGCTTTTTCTTATTACCATCCTTCCGGGTTGGTTTCCAGAGATAGCGACAAACAAAATTTATATCACACGAAACAGTGACAGTTTGTtgggagattttttttttttttttggtaaattgggagattattatttaataaaggtAAAAGATAACATACCCATTATGGGTCTTATGAGCTGATCACATTGCCCATGAAGGACATGTTTATGTATTTAGTCAATGACTTGAGATTCTTTAACCTTAGCTTCTGTGAAAGCATGTGTCTGTCTTCATTCTTCACATTTCAACTCTTTCTTGTTTTATCCTTTGTACTTTATGTACTTAGCCACTTAAAACAAATATTCACAGGTGTTACTCCATTTCATATTTTCATTCcctacgaaaaaaaaaaaaataaatcacccTTTGCAAAAATAGTGTAAAAAAAAGCATAGAATTATCTGCTCTCAAATATTTCattgttaaaaataatagtttagtcgtaaattatcttattttaacttggaaatctaaattttattatttccCATCCAAGCACGCTAAAAACTTGAAGTGACATCACATGCGTGAAGGagtgaagaaagaaaaatttCTTCGTGCAAAATGTTTATTACTTTATTGAATGTTTTAATTTGATGTTGCAAATTCGGCAGCATTCTCAAAGAGCATAGCTATGGTTTGTTCTCAAAAGAAGCAGCAGCATGCAGCAGcttctttgtttatttaataataaaacatTCCCAATGTTTTGTAAGTAGTAGTTATATAAATAGCTTAcaaaaattattatgtatttgtatataaatatttttaacatacacctaatataattgaattatttattatagtttattaaaacttaaaataacataattttgctaattcttttttttaatctaaataaTTCTCCAAGTTTAAATTCCACATTTTTCCCCAGCCAATTAACATAGCTGCAACATAAGAAATTAAGACAATGAGAAAAACTTTTTGACCCAAAATATCTGAAACATtgttcaaatgacataattttccTAACTAATTAACATAACTAAATACATTGCTGGACCTAATTTTCCAAAACACTAGTTAGTAGTACCAATCAATAAAAACCTTCTATCAATGCTAGAAACCCATAACCCTAATCAACatccttgaccaaaaaaaaaaaaacataaaaagagGTTAAATTATTTTACAATAAGCTATCAGCTTTAGTTGGCAATCTTCTGAAGAAACTAAGAGCCCTAGATGGCAATTTGGTTCTGAACCTTGGTGGCCTCATTGAATATAATCCAAGAAGTGCAACAACCACCCTAATTGGAACAGCATAGAAACCAACAGAAGCAATTAGGCACAACAACACAAACAAGAATGAAGCTCTTGGATCTCTCCAACTCAACAATGCTTGGAACCTTTCCCCTTGTGTTGCCATGTCTCCAACCACAGTTTGAATCCTCCCAGCCACACTTCTGAGCCTATCATACCTCATCCTAACAACCTCGGCGCTTCGGCTCGTTGGGAACGAGTCGAATTCCTCGTCTAGCTCGTCCGGGAAAACACTATCAGCGTGTGAAAGCCTAGTGTCCATATGTGGAGGGTGTCGAGGGCGTGACCTATATCGCCAGAGGCCTAAGAATGCCATGTAGAACAACATAGTTGGGATGATAAGCTCAGGAAGCATCACCAATGTGAGAAAAATTGCCAAGAACAAGGCCGAGTAAACCGGCTTTTGCCAGTTCCGGATCGATTCCAGCCACCTTCCTATGGCAACAATGCTAGAGAGAACATTCATTAGCCGGAAGAAATTCGCTTTGCTCCGCCTCATGCTCCACATATGTGAGTCATGGTCAAGCATGTACTCGACCACCTCCCTCCCCAATGGCGGCTCTGCCCTACTAAGCCTTGATGCCACGACGTTCATAGCTTGGTACCTCAAACTCTCCAATTGATTAACACTAAATGGGTTCACATAATGAATCTTGGGAAGAAATGGAGTAGTGTACATATGAAGCATATTAGCCACATTAGCACAAGAGAATCTCACAGCCAAATGAAGTTCCCCCATTTTCTTGACCCCATTGGGGTGAAGCATCAAAAGAGGGTAAGAATGAGTGTAAACTCTATCCGTCTCAAGTGTTGACAATCTGATCCTGACCTTCCCTATCCTCGAATCGCGCGACCCATCGGAGTTCACGGCGGCGCTCTTATCGACCCTAGAGTTGTCAAAAACTCCAACGGTTACAACAGTGCAAGGATCATAAACCTCCCAAGTGTATTGCTCATTCCACTTTGGTGACAAAGAATCAACCACAGTTCTTGTTCTAACCCATTTTGTTCCATACTTTGCAACACAATAGGAATCAATCGCACCCCCTTTACCTTCTTTCAATTTCACAGGCATAAGCCCTGTGGCACCCAAAATGCCCATCTCAAGAACACCAATGTGAGGCTTCCAAAGCCTCTTATCCGTTGGCCTAACATCACTGCTATACGTTGTAGCCTCATCAAGCACATGGTACCCTCCATCAAGCGAAACTCGAAGGTGAATCCGCGAACCAAACCTCGTCATAAGCTTGTTACCATCGTCAATTGGGAACCACCTCGAAGTCACCGGCTTCTCGTCTATTCCCCTCTCAACCGCGGCCACCGGAAGAGCCACTCTGGCCACAACCTCATCCCTCCCCGGCACAACCCGGTCCTCAACCGATACCAAAAGATAGTCCTCAAAAGGCTCagcaacaacaaacaacaactcCTCATTCCAATAAGGATTTGAGAAGCTCCTAGTGGCACTTGGTGCTGCAATCCTAGTCCTTAAAACCTGGTTCCCAACTTGAACCTTAGCCGAAAACTCGGGAAACCTGGCCATCAAAACAGAACCTTTGTCCCCTGAAATTATGTCCTGTGCCTCAATTACCGAAACCCTAAGGTACCACAACTTGGGGGAAAGATAAACCTTAGACTTAATTGAACTTAAGCCATCAAAATTCACATTTGCAGCCTTAgaatgccatgcctcagcaaaaGCCTCATCAGCCTGAGTACCAAACCAAATCGAAACCATAACCTCGCCAGATTTTGCAACCTTTTCGCCCT contains:
- the LOC112741378 gene encoding FT-interacting protein 3, coding for MNTTTFFNTTTTTTTMNKEKLVVEIIEATNLMPKDGEGSSSPFVEVEFENQRQRTHVKYKDLNPVWNQKLFFHVNDLHNLPYRTIEINVFNERRSANCRNFLGKVRVSGTTIVKEGQETLQRYQLDKRSLFSHIRGEVTFKIYLTTKDINSDGDGGSNGIIASSSSVIVSRKNKNKKLHGGSNMAATQEHLAQENKNVMVMQQIQNYCENKNVVINPVISSVVGGGSGGSRLGIAAGNGNGGGMSVFHGGGGGSSSGGGGSSSGGTNEFLLKETRPQLGGESLKKDKTSSTYDLVEQMQYLYVRVVKARGADVAWFGSGNGGGSSVELVAEVKLGNYRGITKRANLGNSEWDQVFAFSKDSIQSSIVEIIVKECNKDDFIGRVWFDLSEVPSRVPPDSQLAPQWYRMENKKGEKVAKSGEVMVSIWFGTQADEAFAEAWHSKAANVNFDGLSSIKSKVYLSPKLWYLRVSVIEAQDIISGDKGSVLMARFPEFSAKVQVGNQVLRTRIAAPSATRSFSNPYWNEELLFVVAEPFEDYLLVSVEDRVVPGRDEVVARVALPVAAVERGIDEKPVTSRWFPIDDGNKLMTRFGSRIHLRVSLDGGYHVLDEATTYSSDVRPTDKRLWKPHIGVLEMGILGATGLMPVKLKEGKGGAIDSYCVAKYGTKWVRTRTVVDSLSPKWNEQYTWEVYDPCTVVTVGVFDNSRVDKSAAVNSDGSRDSRIGKVRIRLSTLETDRVYTHSYPLLMLHPNGVKKMGELHLAVRFSCANVANMLHMYTTPFLPKIHYVNPFSVNQLESLRYQAMNVVASRLSRAEPPLGREVVEYMLDHDSHMWSMRRSKANFFRLMNVLSSIVAIGRWLESIRNWQKPVYSALFLAIFLTLVMLPELIIPTMLFYMAFLGLWRYRSRPRHPPHMDTRLSHADSVFPDELDEEFDSFPTSRSAEVVRMRYDRLRSVAGRIQTVVGDMATQGERFQALLSWRDPRASFLFVLLCLIASVGFYAVPIRVVVALLGLYSMRPPRFRTKLPSRALSFFRRLPTKADSLL